One window from the genome of Cucumis melo cultivar AY chromosome 12, USDA_Cmelo_AY_1.0, whole genome shotgun sequence encodes:
- the LOC103491456 gene encoding uncharacterized protein LOC103491456, with protein sequence MADQLCYICGDVGYAELIVTCTKCKVVREHLYCMPNRNDDEVPNSWLCGNCTLDGAKSPDGSGLQVQPKMPRHAKIGKVKFLPTEEVMKLSSGGINAPSKLNTTFAPQKKSNFRKVFESSMPRPLFQASKESQERSPLMPSKTCGLKKQALATCLPPMPVGPVQTLKKVKADTLACTSSVSRHGCPVTKTGKEVPSPSNKLQDTQKQRKDALFTHEVYAYRDNKGKQVPSPSIKLQDTQKQRKDAMFTHEDYAYRDNTGKNVPSPSKQKKDGSCKYQIHPSHDNKAKEVLSPFTKLEDTQKEKDTLFTHQIHAYHDKKGKEAPSPSTKLEDVQKNLKDALMIQEIHAYRDYFPSLHASWKGGFHFVGTRMAGEFYDGFLAKPPCVVYGRVYELSRKIPPILQVKLVSRSDIWNDLFHDECPDLADVALYFFPCNIERSRKNNSFLFELMEREDLLIRSLVDGAEMVLFTCRQLDRLSQYVINMFNPEYLIFGVFREIKDDKSPFPVLHYGPAVSSVESNSKVPLLEFMPKKTGKHDEDNVVKREIDIEGGKTAGKSPAANDVDSTIQRLLLEFGSQKPKESDDNTSNMNAQKRDEERTPIASTDSCSLSASKVKTEHSSDTKAEGSEGIKRLETERCLKTAAPTFSISGSQSTSEQDVPKRVAEKYLQIFNAGIKKERR encoded by the exons ATGGCG GATCAGTTGTGTTACATTTGTGGGGATGTTGGTTATGCAGAGCTGATAGTAACCTGTACCAAGTGCAAAGTAGTCCGTGAACATCT TTATTGCATGCCCAACAGGAATGATGATGAAGTCCCCAATTCCTGGCTTTGTGGTAATTGTACATTGGATGGGGCCAAAAGTCCCGATGGTTCAGGGTTGCAGGTTCAACCCAAAATGCCACGACATGCTAAAATTGGTAAAGTGAAGTTTTTACCTACTGAAGAAGTAATGAAGCTGTCATCGGGAGGGATTAATGCGCCTTCAAAGTTGAACACAACTTTTGCACCGCAAAAAAAATCCAATTTCAGAAAAGTCTTCGAAAGCTCTATGCCCCGGCCACTTTTCCAAGCATCAAAAGAATCTCAAG aaCGAAGTCCTTTGATGCCTTCAAAGACATGTGGCTTGAAGAAACAAGCATTAGCTACTTGTTTACCTCCAATGCCAGTAGGCCCTGTACAAACTTTAAAAAAGGTGAAGGCGGATACACTTGCTTGCACTTCTTCTGTGTCAAGGCATGGTTGTCCTGTCACAAAAACAG GAAAAGAAGTTCCTTCACCTTCCAATAAGTTGCAAGATACACAAAAACAAAGGAAGGATGCTTTGTTTACTCATGAAGTATATGCATATCGTGACAACAAAGGAAAACAAGTTCCTTCACCTTCCATTAAGTTGCAGGATACACAAAAACAAAGGAAGGATGCTATGTTTACACATGAAGATTATGCGTATCGTGACAACACTGGAAAAAATGTTCCTTCACCTTCCAAACAGAAGAAGGATGGCTCGTGTAAGTATCAAATACATCCATCTCATGACAACAAAGCGAAAGAAGTTCTTTCACCTTTCACTAAGTTGGAGGATACACAAAAAGAGAAGGATACTTTGTTTACACATCAAATACATGCATATCATGacaagaaaggaaaagaagctCCTTCACCCTCTACTAAGTTAGAGGATGTGCAAAAAAATTTGAAGGATGCATTGATGATACAAGAAATCCATGCATACCGTGACTATTTCCCATCATTACATGCCTCTTGGAA GGGAGGCTTCCACTTTGTTGGTACACGTATGGCTGGTGAATTTTATGATGGTTTCCTGGCAAAGCCTCCATGTGTAGTATATGGTAGAGTTTATGAATTGTCGCGGAAGATTCCTCCCATTCTTCAAGTGAAGCTAGTTAGTCGCTCTGATATTTGGAATGATCTATTTCATGATGAATGTCCGGATCTTGCCGATGTTGCCTTGTACTTCTTTCCGTGCAATATTGAAAG GTCCAGAAAGAACAACTCTTTCCTATTTGAACTTATGGAGAGAGAAGATTTATTGATAAGAAGTCTTGTTGACGGTGCAGAGATGGTTCTATTTACATGTAGACAGCTGGATCGCCTCTCACAGT ATGTTATCAACATGTTTAATCCCGAATACCTCATTTTCGGAGTCTTCCGTGAAATTAAAGACGACAAGTCTCCTTTTCCTGTGTTACATTATGGTCCTGCAGTTTCTTCAGTAGAATCTAATTCCAAAGTTCCTCTACTGGAGTTCATGCCAAAGAAAACTGGAAAGCACGATGAAGACAATGTCGTTAAAAGGGAAATTGACATCGAGGGTGGAAAGACTGCCGGAAAGTCTCCAGCTGCAAACGATGTAGACTCTACCATTCAACGATTACTGTTAGAATTTGGGTCGCAAAAACCCAAGGAGTCCGATGACAATACATCAAATATGAATGCTCAGAAAAGAGATGAG GAACGTACTCCAATCGCATCGACTGACTCCTGTTCTCTGTCCGCGTCAAAAGTAAAGACCGAACATTCATCAGATACGAAGGCAGAAGGAAGTGAAGGAATAAAACGCTTGGAAACGGAGCGTTGCTTGAAAACGGCAGCGCCAACATTTAGTATCAGCGGGTCTCAAAGCACGAGTGAACAAGATGTTCCCAAGAGGGTTGCAGAAAAGTATCTCCAAATCTTTAATGCAGGGATTAAAAAGGAACGTCGGTAG
- the LOC103491323 gene encoding PLASMODESMATA CALLOSE-BINDING PROTEIN 3-like, which yields MAFLHLSLLLLAAMAGHSSATWCVCKNGVSDATLQKALDYACGAGADCSPIRQNAACFLPNTVRAHCSYAVNSYFQKKGQTQGSCDFAGVATISTTDPSAAGCSYPSSAGGNGGGVTPVTTTPTPPGATTVPGMTSPVTRPPPSSMTPAATNNPLPNTASPTGVLGGAGTGGVNPTGTGTTTDESHGGIRLQRRIFFSMSIVVLFSFVLICWD from the exons ATGGCTTTTCTGCATCTCTCATTGCTGCTTCTGGCCGCCATGGCTGGCCATTCAA GTGCAACATGGTGTGTCTGCAAGAACGGGGTGAGCGATGCGACGCTGCAGAAGGCGCTGGACTACGCGTGCGGGGCGGGGGCTGACTGCAGCCCCATTCGACAAAATGCAGCCTGTTTCCTTCCAAATACAGTAAGGGCTCACTGTTCTTATGCTGTCAATAGCTATTTCCAAAAGAAAGGCCAAACTCAAGGCTCTTGTGATTTTGCTGGTGTTGCTACTATCTCCACTACTGACCCTA GTGCTGCTGGCTGTTCCTACCCTTCAAGCGCCGG GGGCAATGGTGGCGGAGTAACTCCAGTGACGACAACTCCAACACCACCTGGAGCGACAACAGTCCCCGGAATGACCTCACCTGTCACGAGACCACCACCATCGTCAATGACACCCGCAGCTACAAACAATCCCCTTCCTAACACTGCATCTCCCACCGGAGTTTTGGGCGGCGCTGGCACGGGTGGTGTCAACCCCACTGGAACCGGCACCACCACCGACGAGAGCCATGGCGGAATCCGCCTCCAACGTCGTATATTCTTCTCCATGTCAATCGTCGTTTTATTTAGCTTCGTGCTAATCTGTTGGGACTGA
- the LOC103491541 gene encoding ATP synthase subunit gamma, mitochondrial has protein sequence MAMAALRREGRRLTTVISPQPITALRSSLLYEEQAPLGVRSISTQVVRTRMKSVKNIQKITKAMKMVAASKLRAIQVRAENSRGLWQPFTALLGDNPSVDVKKNVIVTVSSDKGLCGGINSTSVKISRALHKLSSGPEKETKYVVLGEKAKAQLVRDSKKDISIIFTELQKNPLNYTQVSVLADDILKNVEYDALRVVFNKFQSVVSFLPTTSTILSPEVVEREAESGGKLGDLDSYEIEGGETKAEILQNLAEFQFSCVLFNAVLENACSEQGARMSAMDSSSRNAGDMLDRLTLTYNRTRQASITTELIEIISGASALEG, from the exons ATGGCCATGGCAGCTCTCAGACGTGAAGGGAGGCGGCTCACTACTGTGATCTCCCCTCAACCAATCACCGCTCTTCGGTCTTCCCTCCTTTACGA GGAACAAGCTCCTCTTGGTGTACGCTCCATCTCCACTCAAGTGG TTAGAACTCGAATGAAGAGTGTGAAGAATATCCAGAAAATTACAAAGGCCATGAAGATGGTTGCAGCCTCTAAGCTGCGAGCAATTCAAGTGCGTGCTGAAAATTCTCGTGGCCTTTGGCAACCATTTACTGCGCTTCTTGGGGATAATCCAA GTGTTGATGTAAAGAAGAATGTCATTGTTACCGTTTCTTCTGACAAGGGTCTTTGTGGTGGAATCAATTCTACCTCAGTCAAGATAAGCAGGGCTCTGCACAAATTAAGTTCTG GTCctgaaaaggaaacaaaatatGTTGTGTTGGGAGAGAAGGCAAAGGCTCAGTTGGTTCGTGACTCCAAAAAGGACATATCAATCATCTTCACTGAGCTGCAGAAGAATCCTTTGAATTATACCCAG GTCTCTGTCTTAGCTGATGATATTCTAAAGAACGTAGAATATGATGCTCTGAGGGTTGTTTTCAACAAGTTCCAGTCGGTTGTCTCATTTCTTCCTACAACATCTACCATCCTATCTCCCGAG GTTGTTGAAAGAGAGGCAGAATCTGGGGGAAAGCTTGGTGACCTGGACTCTTATGAGATTGAAGGCGGTGAGACAAAGGCTGAGATTCTCCAAAATCTAGCAGAGTTCCAGTTTTCTTGT GTACTGTTCAACGCCGTTTTGGAAAATGCTTGCAGTGAACAAGGTGCAAGGATGTCTGCAATGGACAGCTCAAGCAGAAACGCCGGGGATATGCTTGATCGCCTCACATTAACCTATAACAG AACCCGGCAAGCGTCTATCACCACCGAGTTGATTGAAATTATATCTGGAGCTTCGGCATTGGAGGGCTAG